One Rhinolophus sinicus isolate RSC01 linkage group LG06, ASM3656204v1, whole genome shotgun sequence DNA window includes the following coding sequences:
- the LOC109436966 gene encoding olfactory receptor 52M1, translated as MLTFHNVCSAPSSFRLTGIPGLESLHIWLSIPFGSMYLVAVVGNLTILAVVRVEHSLHQPMYFFLCMLAVIDLVLSTSTMPKLLGIFWFGAGNIGLDACLAQMFLIHCFATVESGIFLTMALDRYVAICDPLHHSTVLTHTVVGRLGMAALLRGVFYIGPLPLMIRLRLPVYKARVILHSYCEHMAVVTLACGDSRLNNVYGLSIGFLVLVLDSVAIAVSYVMIFRTVMGLTTPEARLKTLGTCGSHICAILIFYVPIAVSSLIHRFGHQVPPPVHTLLANFYLLIPPILNPIVYAIRTKQIRERLLQVLKIGAKVR; from the coding sequence ATGCTCACTTTTCATAATGTCTGCTCGGCACCCAGCTCCTTCCGGCTCACCGGCATCCCAGGGCTGGAGTCCCTGCATATCTGGCTCTCCATTCCCTTTGGCTCCATGTACCTGGTGGCTGTGGTGGGGAATCTCACCATTCTGGCTGTGGTAAGGGTGGAACACAGCCTGCACCagcccatgtacttcttcctgtGCATGTTGGCCGTCATTGACCTGGTTCTGTCTACTTCCACTATGCCCAAACTGCTGGGAATCTTCTGGTTTGGTGCTGGCAACATTGGCCTGGATGCCTGCTTGGCCCAAATGTTTCTCATCCACTGCTTTGCCACGGTTGAGTCAGGCATCTTCCTTACCATGGCTCTTGACCGCTATGTGGCCATCTGTGACCCATTACATCATAGCACAGTGCTCACTCATACTGTGGTGGGGCGTTTGGGGATGGCTGCACTCCTCCGGGGTGTATtctacattggacccctgccccTGATGATCCGTTTGCGGCTGCCTGTTTACAAAGCCCGTGTCATCTTGCATTCCTACTGTGAACATATGGCTGTGGTCACCTTGGCGTGTGGTGACAGCAGGCTCAATAATGTCTATGGCCTAAGCATTGGCTTTCTGGTGCTGGTCCTGGACTCAGTGGCCATTGCTGTCTCTTATGTGATGATTTTCAGGACTGTGATGGGGCTGACCACCCCTGAGGCCAGGCTTAAAACCTTGGGAACATGTGGTTCTCACATCTGTGCAATTCTGATATTTTATGTTCCCATTGCTGTTTCCTCCCTCATTCACCGATTTGGTCACCAGGTGCCTCCTCCAGTCCATACTCTGTTGGCAAACTTCTACCTCCTCATTCCTCCAATCCTCAATCCTATTGTCTATGCTATCCGCACCAAGCAGATCCGAGAGCGGCTTCTCCAAGTCCTGAAGATAGGAGCCAAGGTTAGATGA